A region of Triplophysa rosa linkage group LG16, Trosa_1v2, whole genome shotgun sequence DNA encodes the following proteins:
- the si:ch211-171h4.3 gene encoding serine/threonine-protein kinase SBK1 codes for MTTATRLLDELCHLTAQSLASLEPSDHFQVIKILGEGSYGKVKLAVHKKRGTPMALKFFLRDSTCLLSFLREYNLSLAFCTHPSLTSALGIAFSTPTHYVFAQQPCIYGDLYDVIVPEVGIKENRVQGVASQISGALSHLHSLGFVHRDVKPENIFLCDRDCRWVKLGDFGMVKAAGTRVPCVWYSSPYCTPEAEIARVREEIKGGEVDNNGNKGCTENTQRILVSVDASTDSWALGILIYAMLMGSSPWAETVSDNSAFSSYLQWSKSGTSELEKSGSQRLPSQFMAFTPLAASFFRSLLHPQPGCRGRPEEIGAFLGGAWLVDNDVSG; via the exons ATGACA ACAGCCACAAGACTCTTGGATGAGTTGTGTCACCTTACGGCTCAGTCACTGGCTTCGCTGGAGCCCTCAGATCACTTCCAAGTTATCAAAATTCTTGGAGAGGGCTCGTATGGCAAGGTCAAGTTAGCTGTGCACAAGAAAAGGG GAACACCAATGGCTCTTAAATTCTTTCTGCGAGACTCCACATGTCTCCTGTCATTTCTACGAGAATATAATCTGTCTTTGGCATTCTGCACCCACCCATCTCTAACTTCAGCCCTCGGTATCGCGTTCTCCACTCCAACCCACTACGTGTTCGCACAGCAACCTTGCATCTATGGCGACCTCTATGATGTCATCGTTCCTGAG GTCGGTATAAAGGAGAACCGTGTTCAAGGAGTAGCTTCACAGATCAGTGGTGCTCTCTCTCACCTCCACTCGCTCGGCTTTGTCCATCGtgatgtcaaacccgagaacaTCTTCTTGTGTGACCGTGACTGTCGCTGGGTCAAGCTTGGTGATTTTGGCATGGTGAAGGCTGCGGGCACCAGGGTACCGTGCGTGTGGTACAGCTCTCCATACTGCACACCAGAGGCTGAAATAGCAAGAGTGAGGGAGGAGATCAAGGGAGGAGAAGTGGACAACAATGGGAACAAGGGGTGCACTGAAAACACCCAAAGGATTTTGGTATCTGTAGATGCCAGTACAGACAGCTGGGCGTTGGGTATTTTGATCTATGCCATGCTGATGGGGAGCTCACCATGGGCAGAGACTGTTTCAGACAATAGTGCATTTAGCAGTTATTTACAGTGGAGTAAGTCGGGCACTTCGGAATTGGAAAAGAGTGGGTCACAACGGTTGCCATCGCAGTTCATGGCGTTCACTCCTCTCGCAGCCAGTTTTTTCAGGTCCCTGCTTCACCCGCAACCCGGGTGTCGAGGAAGACCTGAGGAAATAGGAGCGTTCCTTGGAGGAGCTTGGCTTGTGGACAATGATGTCAGTGGGTGA